The following are from one region of the Streptomyces sp. NBC_01264 genome:
- a CDS encoding peptidase M23, with protein MDERDLMRGALKATGVVKKGAQIKYGAIAMVVFLIGLVLLGMFGPAGSASAADCEDTGPGTSDASAGGGTATGTLHEQQVKYAKDIDEAAKKAKLPGRATLVGLMTAMQESTMQNLDHGDRDSLGLFQQRPSMDWGTKAQIMTPSYAAESFFLGRGTNDGLVDIKGWEKLALGDAAQKVQKSGHPTLYAGHETAMRKLAKDAGLDLERGGSATGTGGTDTEPVTSENDNCGTTKPTPGGSAGGKFTDGKQTWNLNNPRSVEDAIAWAKRNAGPYSSKTWYQRCLAYTSIVYGWSFSGVNYAIDHYQVVPASMRHDGDRNPPAGALMYWDTGHRAGHIAVYLGDGKVASNDILRPGYIDIVDAELFETKWGARYIGWTPPTFPRAG; from the coding sequence GTGGACGAGCGCGATCTGATGCGCGGCGCCCTCAAGGCCACCGGCGTGGTCAAGAAGGGCGCCCAGATCAAGTACGGCGCCATCGCCATGGTCGTCTTCCTGATCGGCCTTGTCCTGCTGGGCATGTTCGGGCCGGCCGGTTCGGCATCGGCCGCCGACTGCGAGGACACCGGCCCCGGCACCTCCGACGCGTCCGCCGGCGGCGGTACCGCCACCGGCACGCTGCACGAGCAGCAGGTCAAGTACGCCAAGGACATCGACGAGGCCGCGAAGAAGGCGAAACTGCCCGGCCGGGCCACCCTCGTCGGGCTCATGACCGCGATGCAGGAATCGACGATGCAGAACCTCGACCACGGTGACCGCGACTCGCTGGGCCTCTTCCAGCAGCGCCCCTCCATGGACTGGGGCACCAAGGCGCAGATCATGACGCCCAGCTACGCCGCCGAGTCGTTCTTCCTGGGGCGCGGAACCAACGACGGCCTCGTCGACATCAAGGGCTGGGAGAAGCTCGCCCTGGGCGACGCGGCTCAGAAGGTCCAGAAGTCCGGCCACCCCACGCTCTACGCCGGGCACGAGACCGCGATGCGCAAGCTCGCCAAGGACGCCGGCCTCGACCTCGAGCGCGGTGGCTCCGCCACCGGAACCGGAGGTACCGACACCGAGCCGGTCACCAGCGAGAACGACAACTGCGGTACCACCAAACCCACCCCGGGCGGCAGCGCCGGCGGAAAGTTCACCGACGGCAAGCAGACCTGGAACCTCAACAACCCGCGCTCCGTCGAGGATGCCATCGCCTGGGCCAAGAGGAACGCCGGCCCCTACTCCAGCAAGACCTGGTACCAGCGCTGCCTGGCCTACACCTCCATCGTGTACGGCTGGAGCTTCTCCGGCGTCAATTACGCGATTGATCATTACCAGGTCGTGCCCGCCTCCATGCGGCACGACGGCGACCGCAACCCCCCGGCCGGGGCCCTCATGTACTGGGACACCGGACACCGGGCCGGACACATCGCGGTCTACCTCGGCGACGGCAAGGTCGCCTCCAACGACATCCTGCGGCCCGGCTACATCGACATCGTCGACGCCGAGCTCTTCGAGACCAAATGGGGCGCCAGGTACATCGGCTGGACCCCGCCGACCTTCCCCCGGGCCGGATAG
- a CDS encoding cell division protein FtsK, translating to MTSQTSMPIQALRNSVRLRDPYTLTALNSTTTPLLGLADGDRPVALPESAEHVLVAAGAGGGTTTLLRSLTAQALCLGAAVDVIDPGGTGHAWARDLPGVRYLSRIPEIHDHLQLTVAALQDGTGHWDGSWAGRRILVVEHLGTVTFGLREYWSQTRPETQLEEAPGVEALGVLLAAGPAFGIQVFAANPRVGLPGLGEVPAADVFPTRVLAYGGAALWGRVAPEVWAIPPYSLTPGRMHVVAGQKATGIQALYLSDDEARAFARGVIAPEEAA from the coding sequence GTGACCAGCCAGACCTCCATGCCGATCCAGGCCCTGCGCAACTCCGTACGCCTGCGCGACCCCTACACCCTGACCGCCCTCAACTCCACCACCACCCCGCTGCTTGGGCTCGCCGACGGGGACCGCCCGGTCGCCCTGCCCGAGAGCGCCGAGCACGTCCTGGTGGCCGCCGGCGCCGGCGGCGGCACCACCACCCTGCTGCGCTCCCTCACCGCGCAGGCCTTGTGCCTGGGCGCGGCCGTCGACGTGATCGACCCGGGCGGCACCGGGCACGCCTGGGCCCGCGACCTGCCCGGCGTGCGCTACCTCTCCCGGATCCCGGAGATCCACGATCACCTCCAGCTCACCGTCGCCGCCCTGCAGGACGGCACCGGCCACTGGGACGGCAGCTGGGCCGGGCGCCGGATCCTCGTCGTCGAGCACCTGGGCACCGTCACGTTCGGACTGCGCGAGTACTGGTCCCAGACCCGGCCCGAGACGCAGCTCGAGGAAGCGCCCGGCGTCGAGGCGCTCGGCGTGCTCCTCGCCGCCGGGCCTGCCTTCGGCATCCAGGTTTTCGCCGCCAACCCGCGTGTCGGCCTTCCTGGACTCGGCGAGGTGCCGGCCGCCGACGTGTTCCCCACCCGGGTCCTCGCCTACGGCGGTGCCGCGCTGTGGGGGCGCGTCGCCCCCGAGGTGTGGGCGATCCCGCCGTACTCCCTCACCCCGGGGCGGATGCACGTCGTCGCTGGCCAGAAGGCCACCGGGATCCAGGCCCTCTACCTCAGCGACGACGAGGCCCGCGCGTTCGCCCGCGGTGTCATCGCACCGGAGGAGGCGGCATGA
- a CDS encoding MFS transporter: MTDRTPTTYSAVLGTRHVARLLIGTLVGRLPNAMAPIAIVLLVTTGADGSLAFAGALSALYVLNSALSQPVKASLLARYGQTRISSPAACINAGCLLALTATGTGAHPALVTALVAGAGLCTPPLEAGLRALWPTILRTPDQRRAALALDTGAQGSLFVAGPLIAAYLASAYGPPTALIATAVLGLAGSAVVLTAAPSRIWRAEPPNGTSGTRSPLRDGGLRLLFLGLAGIGFGVGAMNVWAVTMADTHHMDLLTGLIPGAFFTGSFLGGLAYGRLTWPGSTTAQLLTGAAAFTSAWLPILMLPGPYAASALAVLPGLFLPVVIASSYMTADTLVPAGARPGTYAWLILSYGVGTSAGTATAGLLAGQPLAGAALPAIASAAAVVVLATARSRLRPGAPVIPGHTTSRYGPVPSER, from the coding sequence GTGACCGACCGCACCCCCACGACCTACAGCGCCGTCCTGGGTACCCGGCACGTCGCCCGCCTTCTGATCGGCACCCTCGTAGGCCGGCTCCCCAATGCGATGGCCCCGATCGCCATCGTGCTGCTTGTCACGACCGGAGCGGACGGAAGTCTGGCCTTCGCCGGAGCCCTGAGCGCGCTGTACGTCCTGAACTCGGCCCTCTCCCAGCCGGTGAAGGCGAGCTTGCTGGCCCGCTACGGCCAAACTCGCATCTCCAGCCCCGCTGCCTGCATCAACGCCGGCTGCCTGCTCGCCCTCACCGCCACCGGCACTGGCGCGCACCCCGCGCTCGTGACGGCCCTCGTCGCCGGGGCCGGACTGTGCACCCCGCCGCTGGAGGCCGGCCTGCGCGCCCTATGGCCGACCATCTTGCGCACCCCCGACCAGCGACGAGCAGCCCTCGCCCTCGACACCGGCGCCCAGGGAAGCCTCTTCGTCGCTGGCCCGCTGATCGCGGCGTACCTCGCCAGCGCGTACGGCCCGCCCACCGCCCTCATCGCCACCGCGGTCCTGGGACTCGCCGGCTCGGCGGTCGTCCTGACCGCCGCCCCCTCCCGCATCTGGCGGGCAGAGCCGCCGAACGGGACCTCCGGCACCCGCAGCCCTCTGCGCGACGGGGGTCTGCGCCTGCTCTTCCTCGGCTTGGCCGGCATCGGCTTCGGCGTGGGCGCCATGAACGTATGGGCCGTCACGATGGCCGACACCCACCACATGGATCTGCTCACCGGCTTGATCCCCGGCGCCTTCTTCACCGGATCCTTCCTCGGCGGACTCGCCTACGGGCGCCTCACCTGGCCCGGCTCGACCACAGCCCAACTCCTCACCGGAGCAGCCGCCTTCACCAGCGCGTGGCTGCCGATCCTGATGCTGCCCGGGCCGTACGCGGCCAGCGCCCTGGCCGTGCTGCCCGGCCTGTTCCTCCCCGTCGTCATCGCCTCCTCCTACATGACCGCGGACACCCTTGTCCCGGCGGGCGCCCGCCCGGGCACCTACGCCTGGCTCATCCTCAGCTACGGCGTAGGGACCTCCGCTGGTACCGCGACCGCAGGACTACTTGCCGGCCAGCCCCTCGCCGGGGCTGCACTGCCCGCCATCGCATCGGCAGCCGCGGTCGTGGTCCTGGCCACCGCCCGATCGCGCCTCCGCCCCGGCGCACCGGTCATCCCCGGCCACACGACGTCTCGGTACGGCCCCGTGCCCAGTGAGCGATGA
- a CDS encoding ATP-binding protein encodes MSTTTKAAKKSASKFGRLLGLGAERLMKEPQLVAVADGLVVTDVAAEAWFTLSAANTDLMPEDRQDLEQDAAALALAKVLPGYDCHLKIIWSRLDGEDYREEARQIFSAGDVEAVAAMWAQRLDTLDLPQRHILLGIRIAERDSAANATVKNGVAGALGLGHTGLDEAELNHLDGLARRMERRLEATPWRARIAPAELLAWAISRESFRPQPAPPHLPTVTGAALVRLTQSKAIPHSDHLRMMDARGETAAWVSVLVMPAFPEDLITPGEQEWLRCLSEIRYQHPDTGSDPLVCPEASIRFSVWRKGTAIKSVDKQRQSAKEQRRSAAEGSAGETFAETEETERVMEDLRRQMSRDGMTLLEDHPRIIVSSTESLEDLRARCDAVVAHYAGLSIDVIVASEEQRELWLEAQIGDMVRVQDLGHIRTTDALAASMFWGGSEAGDDEGPIAGLLTGTTPGVCRIDITAGSSRGDATTTAFVGRSGRGKTTSMMLATLIAGLKGAFSLMLGFKGDEGGLIKAGEYLGLPSHHVTCGVDTPSVADVFLLLPRGDAALQVVSQLLIILPERMRDAGVETHLLRACNAVAQHEDAATWRVIELLEASSDPLAAEAGEALSELSRTQLGAPLLGKPRPGASPLRPEPGLWLVQVPGLTMPQAGTKPSDMTMTERVSLALMRGLIAYALNTSARADLRNLPKVVAIPEVHVLTGTDDGRRFIDYIARTGRALDTSLAIDTQDPKSLLGMDGVLEAITTVCAFEQSTRSQQDAMAELLRLPVSDSTRALIHGVGKDAHGDIRHGHCIVRDRRDRVATMQWDAPSYELLRALSTNPKDQAQDHDSALADAIPGAEPESADSVHNPPAEGSEAA; translated from the coding sequence ATGAGCACCACCACCAAGGCGGCGAAGAAGTCCGCGTCGAAGTTCGGCCGCCTGCTGGGCCTGGGCGCCGAACGCCTGATGAAGGAACCGCAGTTGGTGGCCGTTGCCGACGGCCTGGTCGTCACCGACGTCGCCGCGGAGGCATGGTTCACCCTGTCGGCAGCCAACACCGACCTCATGCCGGAGGACAGGCAAGACCTGGAGCAGGACGCGGCAGCGCTCGCGCTCGCGAAAGTCCTCCCGGGCTACGACTGCCACCTCAAGATCATCTGGTCGCGGTTGGACGGCGAGGACTACCGCGAGGAGGCCCGGCAGATCTTCAGCGCGGGCGACGTCGAGGCCGTCGCGGCGATGTGGGCCCAGCGCCTGGACACCCTCGACCTTCCCCAGCGGCACATCCTGCTCGGTATCAGGATCGCCGAGCGTGACTCGGCCGCCAACGCCACCGTCAAGAACGGCGTCGCGGGCGCTCTCGGGCTGGGCCACACCGGCCTCGACGAGGCCGAGTTGAACCACCTGGACGGCCTGGCCCGGCGGATGGAACGCCGACTGGAGGCCACCCCGTGGCGTGCGCGCATCGCGCCGGCGGAGCTGCTGGCCTGGGCGATCTCCAGGGAGAGCTTCCGCCCGCAGCCCGCCCCGCCGCACCTGCCCACCGTCACCGGCGCCGCCCTGGTGCGGCTGACCCAGTCGAAGGCGATCCCGCACTCGGACCACCTGCGCATGATGGACGCCCGCGGTGAGACAGCCGCCTGGGTCAGCGTCCTGGTGATGCCCGCCTTCCCCGAGGACCTCATCACGCCGGGGGAGCAGGAGTGGCTGCGCTGCCTGAGCGAGATCCGCTACCAGCACCCGGACACCGGCAGTGACCCGCTGGTGTGCCCGGAAGCCAGCATCCGCTTCAGCGTGTGGCGCAAGGGCACCGCCATCAAGTCGGTCGACAAGCAGCGCCAGTCGGCGAAGGAGCAGCGGCGCTCCGCCGCCGAGGGATCCGCCGGCGAGACTTTTGCGGAGACCGAGGAAACCGAGCGGGTCATGGAGGACCTGCGCCGGCAGATGTCCCGCGACGGCATGACCCTCCTGGAGGACCACCCGCGGATCATCGTCTCCTCCACCGAGTCCCTCGAAGACCTCCGCGCCCGCTGCGACGCCGTCGTCGCGCACTACGCCGGGCTGTCCATCGACGTCATCGTCGCGTCCGAGGAGCAGCGCGAGCTGTGGCTGGAAGCGCAGATCGGCGACATGGTCCGCGTTCAGGATCTGGGCCACATCCGCACCACCGACGCGCTCGCGGCCTCGATGTTCTGGGGTGGCAGCGAGGCTGGGGACGACGAGGGGCCCATCGCGGGTCTGCTCACCGGGACCACCCCCGGGGTGTGCCGGATCGACATCACGGCCGGCTCCTCCCGCGGTGATGCGACGACCACCGCGTTCGTCGGACGCTCGGGCCGGGGAAAGACCACGTCGATGATGCTCGCGACGCTGATCGCGGGCCTCAAGGGTGCGTTCTCGCTGATGCTGGGCTTCAAGGGTGACGAGGGCGGCCTGATCAAGGCCGGCGAGTACCTGGGGCTCCCCTCCCACCACGTCACCTGCGGCGTCGACACCCCGTCGGTCGCCGACGTCTTCCTCCTGCTGCCCCGGGGCGACGCCGCCCTCCAGGTGGTCTCCCAACTGCTGATCATCCTGCCGGAGCGGATGCGGGACGCGGGCGTGGAGACGCACCTGCTGCGCGCCTGCAACGCCGTCGCCCAGCACGAGGACGCCGCGACGTGGCGCGTCATCGAGCTGCTGGAGGCGAGCAGCGACCCGCTCGCCGCGGAGGCGGGGGAGGCGCTGTCGGAACTGTCGCGCACCCAGTTGGGGGCGCCGCTCCTCGGCAAGCCCCGTCCCGGCGCGTCCCCGCTGCGCCCGGAGCCGGGGCTGTGGCTGGTCCAGGTGCCCGGCCTGACGATGCCCCAGGCCGGCACGAAGCCGTCCGACATGACGATGACCGAGCGCGTCTCGCTCGCTCTCATGCGGGGCCTCATCGCGTACGCCCTCAACACGAGTGCACGCGCTGACCTGCGGAATCTCCCGAAAGTCGTGGCGATTCCGGAGGTGCACGTCCTCACCGGCACCGACGACGGGCGCCGCTTCATCGACTACATCGCCCGCACCGGCCGCGCGTTGGACACCTCCCTGGCGATCGACACCCAGGACCCGAAGTCGCTGCTGGGAATGGACGGCGTCTTGGAAGCAATTACTACGGTTTGTGCGTTTGAGCAGTCCACCCGAAGCCAGCAGGACGCGATGGCCGAACTGCTGCGGCTGCCCGTCTCCGACAGCACCCGGGCGCTGATCCACGGGGTCGGCAAGGACGCCCACGGCGATATCAGGCACGGGCACTGCATCGTGCGTGACCGCCGCGACCGGGTCGCCACCATGCAGTGGGACGCCCCCTCCTACGAGCTGCTGCGGGCCCTGTCCACCAACCCCAAGGACCAGGCCCAGGACCACGACAGCGCGCTCGCGGATGCGATACCCGGCGCCGAGCCGGAGTCCGCGGACTCTGTCCACAACCCTCCCGCGGAAGGGTCGGAAGCCGCATGA
- a CDS encoding conjugal transfer protein, which produces MSALRKMLNLPPKEPKGGEEGIPAPADHVPEGPAAAGGEVKEARTPAALAWAEEEESSGRSAVRKAGRIAIWLVIFLAAFTGVRTWIFPAKPPAPVEQVDELAEARRNNVPELEAQQVAARFARSYMNWNSQAPDLRAKELAADLAEGIDPKLGWDGAGMQLVAQTIPGAVTQVGGKRARVSVDVRVSVVTGTGKNQRTVSSWRGLEVPVAQGAGRVVVTGAPALVGMPKTAGYKAPDGPEADSQLSGTTRDTVKTFLTSWAAGSADQAAAPGANIQPLGGGMAMDALDSWVVDAGTGDKRSGTATVRWKVGGAQLQQTYQVTITKVSASSASRWQVEAVTAKTA; this is translated from the coding sequence ATGAGTGCGCTGCGGAAGATGTTGAATCTTCCTCCGAAGGAGCCCAAGGGCGGTGAAGAAGGAATTCCCGCGCCTGCTGACCACGTGCCGGAGGGGCCGGCGGCGGCCGGCGGGGAGGTGAAGGAGGCGCGGACGCCGGCCGCGCTCGCCTGGGCGGAGGAGGAGGAGTCCTCGGGACGCTCGGCGGTCCGGAAGGCCGGCCGGATCGCGATCTGGCTGGTGATCTTCCTCGCCGCGTTCACGGGTGTCAGGACGTGGATCTTCCCGGCCAAGCCGCCGGCGCCTGTCGAGCAGGTGGACGAGCTGGCCGAGGCGAGGAGGAACAACGTCCCCGAGCTCGAAGCGCAGCAGGTTGCGGCGCGCTTCGCCCGGTCGTACATGAACTGGAACTCCCAGGCCCCCGATCTCAGGGCCAAGGAACTCGCAGCCGACCTGGCCGAGGGGATCGACCCGAAGCTCGGCTGGGACGGCGCGGGAATGCAGCTCGTCGCGCAGACGATTCCGGGGGCCGTCACCCAGGTCGGCGGGAAGCGGGCCCGGGTCAGCGTCGACGTACGGGTCAGCGTGGTGACCGGCACCGGCAAGAACCAGAGGACCGTGTCCAGTTGGCGCGGCCTGGAAGTTCCCGTCGCGCAGGGCGCGGGCCGGGTGGTCGTGACGGGCGCACCGGCGCTCGTCGGGATGCCCAAGACCGCCGGCTACAAGGCGCCGGACGGTCCCGAAGCCGACTCGCAGCTTTCCGGAACGACCCGGGACACGGTCAAGACCTTCCTCACCTCCTGGGCAGCGGGCAGCGCCGACCAGGCCGCCGCCCCCGGCGCGAACATCCAGCCGCTGGGCGGGGGGATGGCCATGGACGCCCTGGACTCCTGGGTCGTCGACGCCGGAACGGGCGACAAGCGCAGCGGCACCGCGACCGTGCGGTGGAAGGTCGGCGGCGCCCAGCTGCAGCAGACCTACCAGGTCACGATCACGAAGGTTTCCGCCAGCAGCGCGAGCCGCTGGCAGGTCGAGGCGGTCACCGCGAAGACCGCGTAG
- a CDS encoding DUF2637 domain-containing protein — protein MNRTQRILIGVVVAGALVIAAIGFAGSYAAVRELAEQKGFGAFATVFPIGVDAGIAVLLALDLLLTWLRIPFPMLRQAAWLLTAATIAFNGAAAWPDPVGVGMHGVIPVLFVVTVEAARHAVGRLAAITADRHMEGVRLWRWLLAPLPTFRLWRRMMLWEIRRYDDVIAAEQQRLIYQARLRSRFGRAWRWKAPVEELLPLRIARYGVPLDAMSPSLSQEPDADSTVPEVADRDAASLAYDELPPGGAPVGDVSPIGSTTSEGGGVAVAVGPEPATRAAASGAAASACEAGSEVPSRRDQEAEVAVEGEPGQPAGAPSSTADAEAPEADPPEVPDGSPPDLPILPSREAGSEVPSRRDQEAEVAVEGEPGQPAGAPSSTADAEAPEADPPEVPDGSPPDLPAPTSRDEPAGEGGGEHGGAAPKAVVAIEEATPNRRGPDMSSSVELEAEDVEVHTQAIAALRSNAAAVRYAVGVLESTHTPTIVDWLAAHGREVNRGQAHKIAKEEDVRRRGQRLKVVKEVS, from the coding sequence CTGAACCGAACCCAGCGCATCCTCATAGGCGTTGTCGTCGCGGGAGCGTTGGTCATTGCGGCCATCGGATTCGCGGGATCGTACGCGGCCGTCCGCGAGCTGGCTGAACAGAAGGGGTTCGGAGCCTTCGCGACCGTCTTCCCGATCGGGGTGGACGCGGGGATCGCAGTCTTGCTCGCGCTGGACCTGTTGCTGACATGGCTACGGATTCCGTTCCCCATGCTCAGGCAGGCGGCTTGGCTTCTGACCGCGGCGACGATTGCCTTCAATGGCGCCGCGGCGTGGCCGGACCCCGTGGGCGTCGGGATGCACGGAGTGATTCCAGTGCTCTTCGTCGTGACGGTGGAGGCAGCCCGTCATGCCGTCGGGCGGCTGGCTGCGATAACTGCTGACCGCCATATGGAGGGGGTGCGCCTCTGGAGGTGGCTGCTTGCCCCTCTCCCGACCTTTCGGTTGTGGCGGAGGATGATGCTCTGGGAGATTCGTAGGTACGACGATGTCATCGCAGCGGAGCAGCAGAGGCTGATCTACCAGGCGCGCCTGCGAAGCCGGTTCGGTCGCGCATGGCGGTGGAAAGCACCGGTGGAGGAGCTGTTGCCCCTACGGATTGCCCGGTACGGCGTGCCGCTCGATGCAATGTCTCCGTCGCTTTCCCAGGAGCCGGATGCTGATAGCACAGTCCCGGAAGTCGCCGACCGGGACGCGGCCTCTCTCGCCTACGACGAGCTACCTCCTGGCGGCGCACCCGTTGGGGATGTATCGCCGATCGGCAGCACCACGTCGGAGGGCGGGGGAGTGGCGGTCGCGGTAGGTCCGGAGCCAGCGACGCGGGCTGCCGCATCCGGTGCTGCCGCATCTGCGTGCGAAGCCGGATCAGAGGTACCGAGCCGTCGGGACCAGGAGGCGGAGGTGGCCGTCGAGGGTGAGCCCGGCCAACCTGCCGGGGCTCCTTCCTCTACGGCTGACGCGGAGGCGCCAGAGGCCGACCCCCCGGAAGTGCCGGACGGCTCGCCTCCTGACTTGCCGATCCTGCCCTCGCGCGAAGCCGGATCAGAGGTACCGAGCCGTCGGGACCAGGAGGCGGAGGTGGCCGTCGAGGGTGAGCCCGGCCAACCTGCCGGGGCTCCTTCCTCTACGGCTGACGCGGAGGCGCCAGAGGCCGACCCCCCGGAAGTGCCGGACGGCTCGCCTCCTGACCTGCCGGCCCCGACCTCGCGCGACGAGCCTGCGGGGGAGGGGGGAGGAGAGCACGGAGGAGCTGCTCCGAAAGCTGTCGTGGCCATCGAGGAGGCGACGCCGAATCGACGTGGACCTGACATGTCGAGCAGCGTGGAGCTCGAGGCGGAGGATGTTGAGGTGCATACCCAGGCGATCGCCGCCTTGAGGTCCAACGCCGCCGCCGTGAGGTACGCGGTGGGCGTCCTCGAGTCGACGCACACTCCGACGATCGTCGACTGGCTTGCCGCGCACGGACGGGAGGTGAACCGAGGCCAGGCTCACAAGATCGCGAAGGAAGAGGACGTGCGGCGGCGGGGGCAGAGGCTGAAGGTGGTGAAGGAGGTGTCGTGA
- a CDS encoding MFS transporter, whose amino-acid sequence MPTSAAPATRTPDTKTTTYGDVLRTAYVLRLLTGAVVGHLPVAMAPLAILLAVRAAGGSMQQAGLLAATYGLTAAIGQPLWGRMLDRRGHLLTLTLTVTVSTAAFAALAGMNSVTSPVAAAAITALAGLFTPPLEAALRVLWPAVVPRPEQQRAALALDACAQEVVFIAGPLLVLALDAASGSGLVMGATTFLGLFGTVWFATARPSREHRPAPTTHADWLGPLRAPGPRILAAALLGAGVAIGALSVTALALAERHHTPALSTLIPAALAVGSLTGGLLYGRRTWPGSPAGHLLGAATGLFVGLLPTLTVSGPSGAVFSALLPGVFLAPLLVACFASLDHLAPRGTLGEASAWLIACLGLGQAAGTALAGAAGDGGPLGPATVTVTGAAFASLVLAVTRRRLAQHAHTPAPATTAEASGRECVRAR is encoded by the coding sequence ATGCCCACCAGCGCCGCACCCGCCACCCGCACCCCCGACACCAAAACCACCACCTACGGCGACGTCCTGCGCACGGCGTACGTGCTTCGGCTCCTGACCGGCGCCGTCGTCGGTCACCTTCCGGTCGCCATGGCACCCCTGGCCATCCTGCTCGCCGTCCGTGCCGCTGGCGGTTCGATGCAGCAAGCCGGACTCCTGGCCGCCACGTACGGACTCACCGCCGCCATCGGGCAGCCCCTGTGGGGCCGGATGCTAGACCGCCGCGGACACCTCCTCACCCTCACCCTCACCGTCACCGTCTCCACAGCCGCCTTCGCCGCGCTGGCCGGCATGAACTCGGTCACCTCCCCGGTTGCCGCCGCCGCCATCACTGCCCTGGCCGGCCTGTTCACCCCGCCGCTGGAAGCCGCCCTGCGCGTGCTGTGGCCGGCCGTCGTCCCTCGGCCCGAGCAGCAGCGCGCTGCCCTCGCCCTGGATGCCTGCGCGCAAGAGGTCGTCTTCATCGCCGGCCCGCTGCTGGTTCTCGCCCTCGACGCCGCCAGCGGATCCGGACTCGTCATGGGCGCCACGACGTTCCTCGGCCTGTTCGGAACCGTGTGGTTCGCCACCGCCCGCCCCTCCAGAGAGCATCGGCCCGCACCCACCACGCACGCCGACTGGCTCGGTCCGCTGCGCGCCCCCGGGCCGCGCATCCTGGCCGCCGCACTCCTGGGCGCCGGCGTCGCCATCGGGGCCCTCAGCGTCACGGCCCTGGCCCTGGCCGAACGACACCACACCCCGGCGCTGTCCACCCTCATCCCCGCCGCACTCGCCGTCGGCAGCCTCACCGGCGGACTCCTCTACGGCCGCCGCACCTGGCCCGGCTCCCCTGCCGGCCACCTTCTCGGCGCCGCCACGGGCCTGTTCGTCGGACTGCTGCCCACCCTCACCGTTTCCGGCCCGAGCGGCGCCGTGTTCAGCGCGCTGCTGCCCGGGGTGTTCCTCGCCCCGCTCCTCGTCGCCTGCTTCGCCAGCCTCGACCACCTCGCCCCCCGAGGCACCCTCGGTGAAGCCTCCGCATGGCTGATCGCCTGCCTCGGCCTCGGGCAGGCCGCCGGAACCGCGCTGGCCGGAGCCGCCGGAGATGGCGGCCCGCTCGGCCCGGCCACCGTCACAGTCACCGGCGCCGCGTTCGCGTCCCTCGTCCTTGCCGTCACCCGGCGCCGCCTCGCCCAGCACGCCCACACCCCCGCCCCGGCCACCACCGCCGAGGCCAGCGGCCGGGAGTGCGTGCGTGCCCGCTGA